A genomic window from Chthoniobacterales bacterium includes:
- a CDS encoding aspartate aminotransferase, whose protein sequence is IPNLTAVKPLGAFYMLVNISKFGLSSTNFADRLLSKAEVAVVPGVAFGDDQTVRLSYATDLETIKTGLDRIEQFCRTI, encoded by the coding sequence CCATCCCGAATCTCACGGCGGTCAAACCGCTCGGCGCGTTCTACATGCTCGTCAACATTTCGAAGTTCGGTCTCAGCTCGACCAACTTCGCCGACCGCTTGCTCAGCAAAGCGGAGGTCGCCGTCGTCCCGGGCGTCGCCTTTGGCGACGACCAGACCGTGCGCCTCAGCTACGCGACCGACCTCGAGACCATCAAGACGGGGTTGGATCGCATCGAGCAGTTCTGCCGGACGATCTGA
- the ychF gene encoding redox-regulated ATPase YchF, with the protein MLKAGIVGLPNVGKSTLFNAITRTRKAQAANFPFCTIEPNVGIVTVPDKRLDALAALSKSEKILPTAIEFVDIAGLVKGASQGEGLGNQFLSHIREVDAIVQVVRCFENEDIHHVAGAMDPVRDIEVINTELILADIASLEKRKDKTAKNARGGDAQAKAELALMEKVLPHLNAGKPAITLELAPEERALLKGFFLLSSKPVIFACNVQEGDLANLSPDSPAGKHVAAVRKYAAEHMGTEACVISAQIESELVDLSAEEAKDYLQSLGLEESGVGELIRKVYSLLGLRTYLTTGPKETRAWTIRAGDKAPAAAGVIHSDFERGFIAAETIAFDDLVKLGSHAKAREAGKLRIEGKEYVVQDGDVIEFRFNV; encoded by the coding sequence ATGCTCAAAGCCGGAATCGTCGGGTTGCCCAATGTCGGCAAGTCCACCCTCTTCAACGCCATCACGCGCACACGCAAGGCGCAGGCGGCCAATTTCCCGTTCTGCACCATCGAGCCCAATGTCGGCATCGTCACCGTGCCGGACAAACGTCTCGACGCGCTCGCCGCGCTCTCCAAGTCGGAAAAAATCCTTCCGACGGCCATCGAGTTCGTCGATATCGCGGGCTTGGTCAAAGGCGCCAGCCAAGGCGAAGGCCTCGGCAACCAATTCCTAAGCCACATCCGCGAGGTCGATGCCATCGTGCAAGTCGTGCGCTGTTTCGAAAACGAGGATATCCACCATGTTGCCGGCGCGATGGATCCCGTGCGCGACATCGAGGTGATCAACACGGAACTGATCCTCGCCGACATCGCTTCGCTCGAGAAACGCAAAGACAAAACGGCAAAAAACGCGCGCGGAGGCGACGCACAGGCCAAAGCCGAGCTGGCGCTGATGGAAAAAGTTCTTCCCCACCTCAACGCGGGAAAACCGGCCATCACCCTCGAACTCGCTCCTGAGGAACGCGCCCTGCTCAAGGGATTTTTTCTCCTCAGCTCCAAACCCGTCATCTTCGCCTGCAACGTGCAGGAAGGCGACTTGGCCAATCTTTCGCCCGATTCCCCCGCCGGAAAGCACGTCGCCGCGGTGCGCAAATACGCCGCCGAGCACATGGGCACCGAGGCATGCGTCATCAGCGCGCAGATCGAGAGCGAACTCGTCGATCTCTCGGCGGAAGAGGCGAAAGACTATCTGCAAAGCCTCGGACTCGAGGAAAGCGGCGTCGGTGAACTCATCCGCAAAGTCTATTCGCTTCTCGGGCTGCGCACCTATCTCACCACCGGACCGAAGGAAACCCGCGCATGGACCATTCGCGCCGGCGACAAAGCCCCCGCGGCCGCCGGAGTCATCCACAGCGATTTCGAGCGCGGCTTTATCGCGGCGGAAACCATCGCTTTCGACGACCTCGTCAAACTCGGTTCCCACGCCAAAGCCCGCGAAGCCGGCAAACTCCGCATCGAAGGAAAAGAATACGTCGTGCAGGACGGCGACGTCATCGAGTTCCGTTTCAACGTTTAA
- a CDS encoding Nif3-like dinuclear metal center hexameric protein, with product MADLAKVVAYANRYLRVAEVEDYPGAHNGLQVENSGNVKRVLAAVDSGLPALEKAASSGTGSLLVVHHGLFWSGVQPVTGVFRRKLEVMREADMALYSVHLPLDAHNAVGNNVLLAKALGLRGLKIFLGFGRAGAFSGSLDLLVRNVHKATGREPMVCAAGPAKPRKVGVITGGAGDMVDKAAAAGIDTFITGEGPQWSWVRAEELGINVIYAGHYATETFGVKSLAGHLAEKFRVPCKFVDHPVPL from the coding sequence ATGGCCGATCTCGCCAAAGTCGTCGCGTATGCCAACCGCTATCTTCGCGTGGCCGAGGTCGAGGATTATCCCGGTGCGCACAACGGTCTGCAGGTGGAAAACAGCGGGAACGTGAAGCGTGTGCTGGCCGCGGTGGATTCCGGTTTGCCGGCGCTCGAAAAGGCCGCCTCATCCGGAACGGGGTCGCTACTCGTCGTGCATCACGGGTTGTTTTGGTCCGGCGTCCAGCCAGTGACCGGCGTTTTCCGCCGCAAGCTCGAGGTGATGCGCGAAGCGGATATGGCCCTCTATTCGGTCCACCTGCCGCTCGATGCTCACAATGCCGTCGGCAACAATGTGCTTCTTGCGAAGGCGCTCGGTTTGCGCGGATTGAAAATATTCCTCGGTTTCGGACGGGCGGGAGCGTTTTCCGGTTCGCTCGATTTGCTGGTGCGGAACGTGCACAAAGCGACGGGCCGCGAGCCCATGGTTTGCGCCGCAGGCCCTGCCAAACCGCGCAAAGTCGGGGTGATCACCGGGGGCGCGGGCGATATGGTGGACAAGGCCGCTGCGGCGGGGATCGACACATTCATCACGGGCGAGGGGCCGCAATGGAGCTGGGTGCGCGCGGAGGAGCTCGGGATCAACGTGATCTATGCCGGGCACTACGCGACGGAGACGTTCGGCGTGAAATCGTTGGCGGGACATCTGGCGGAAAAGTTCCGCGTGCCGTGCAAGTTTGTCGATCATCCGGTGCCCCTGTGA
- a CDS encoding DNA-3-methyladenine glycosylase: MELGARGGARDQRDLCRALRDGDVRREIVGGTSGGKVPRAVQVCRSSGAPVIPRKFFTQSPVECARALVGCELVWGACSGIVVECEAYAATGDPACHTFTRPSAREFVARHRAGTAYVYFNYGMHWMFNVLTKGEEEGFVLIRAIEPRRGLRTMQKRRGGKTGRELTGGPARLASALGVTGRHHGTDLCAISSRCFRRGGELEIVADGRIGISRAAELPWRFSARDNPYVSVPPGRKKPSRGG; encoded by the coding sequence ATGGAGCTGGGTGCGCGCGGAGGAGCTCGGGATCAACGTGATCTATGCCGGGCACTACGCGACGGAGACGTTCGGCGTGAAATCGTTGGCGGGACATCTGGCGGAAAAGTTCCGCGTGCCGTGCAAGTTTGTCGATCATCCGGTGCCCCTGTGATCCCGCGGAAATTTTTCACGCAGTCGCCGGTCGAGTGCGCACGGGCTCTGGTGGGTTGCGAGCTGGTTTGGGGGGCGTGCAGCGGGATTGTCGTCGAATGCGAAGCCTATGCCGCCACGGGCGATCCGGCGTGCCATACATTCACGCGTCCTTCGGCCCGTGAATTTGTTGCACGCCATCGCGCGGGGACGGCTTACGTGTATTTCAACTACGGCATGCATTGGATGTTCAACGTCCTGACCAAGGGCGAGGAGGAGGGATTTGTCCTCATTCGTGCGATCGAGCCGCGACGCGGTCTGCGCACCATGCAAAAGCGGCGCGGCGGAAAAACCGGGCGCGAGTTGACCGGCGGGCCGGCGCGTCTTGCGTCCGCGTTGGGCGTGACGGGCAGGCATCACGGGACGGACCTTTGCGCGATTTCGTCGCGGTGTTTCCGTCGCGGCGGGGAATTGGAGATCGTGGCCGATGGGCGTATCGGGATCTCGCGGGCCGCGGAGTTGCCTTGGCGGTTTTCGGCTCGGGACAATCCCTATGTAAGTGTCCCTCCCGGCAGAAAAAAACCAAGCCGCGGAGGTTAA
- a CDS encoding L,D-transpeptidase, with protein MEKLSPRRREANKKAQPPSPRALVVNVGTQTLRVIEGRKTVATFSVSTSKFGLGNKEGSLKTPTGRFRIARKIGGTAPLWTIFRARKNTGRRAKPGGKDDLVLTRILTLDGLEKSNANSLARYIYIHGTNQEHLIGRPASHGCVRLRNLDMAKLYRLVRKGSLVRIVPPVSRPR; from the coding sequence ATGGAGAAATTATCACCCCGGCGCCGCGAGGCGAACAAGAAAGCTCAGCCACCGTCACCGCGCGCGCTCGTCGTCAATGTGGGCACGCAAACCTTGCGGGTGATCGAAGGACGAAAAACCGTGGCGACGTTCTCCGTTTCCACGTCGAAATTCGGCCTCGGGAACAAGGAAGGAAGCCTGAAAACACCCACGGGGCGATTCCGCATTGCTCGCAAAATCGGGGGCACCGCACCGCTCTGGACAATTTTCCGCGCACGCAAAAACACGGGTCGGCGCGCCAAGCCCGGCGGCAAGGACGACCTCGTGCTCACACGCATCCTGACCCTCGACGGACTGGAAAAAAGCAACGCCAACAGCCTCGCGCGCTACATCTACATCCACGGAACAAACCAGGAACACCTCATCGGGCGTCCTGCCAGCCACGGCTGTGTCCGCCTTCGCAACCTGGACATGGCCAAGCTTTACCGCCTCGTGCGCAAGGGGTCATTGGTTCGCATTGTTCCTCCGGTTTCCCGACCCCGGTAA